A stretch of the Duncaniella dubosii genome encodes the following:
- a CDS encoding cobaltochelatase subunit CobN, whose protein sequence is MKNKRKVIIITSVCVLIVATGLLLWNIFASPTRIAFVNYQAISLGQISKANDNSFVTIKELPVEELDHTSDYDMVFVNGMGLRITDEQRQSLAAAADKGTPVLTTAATNPQNLIVSVDSVDQAFLKQYLNGGKNNYRNLLRYVRKYIDGKSLFTAEPGDPQTSVSSLLYYPSENDDLNFSSVSEYESFLKSKGRFNENAPAIILTGQMGVPDSLIAALEHAGNTVYPVNTIQLFIKNGHADSISPAAIINMAHGRMGDMVVNYLTANNIPLFSPLNVNRSYDEWMADKMGMNGGFLSQSVVTPEIDGAVRPFSLFAHYEGKDGLPYVAAIPGRLEEFVETVGNYISLQKSDNRDKKIAIFYFKGPGQNALVAEGMEVGPSLFNLLTRLKKEGYRVENLPSTAAELEQRINDYGKVFNQYALGAKDSFVKTHSQEVISKEDYDRWCNDAFSKEMRAEIDAVDGDFPGHGLKTDDGRLALARLQFGNVVLIPQTAAGLGDDEFKIVHGTEVAPPHNYVASYLWARYGFDADALIHFGAHGSLEFTPRKQVALGSHDWPDRLVGTMPHFYVYSTSNVGEAMMAKRRSYAAIINYLTPPFMESEVRGIYKNLSDAINDYNRLSGAEHPDENALRRASLLVKRYTVELGIHRELRMDSTLSQPYSSDDIVRIENFAEELANEKITGALYVMGIPYSDEHIRSTVYAMTVDPVAYSLYGLDKERGRTAIDYEKNRSQFARTYQAKARTLVSSLLASGRQEITDQYLCQIAGITQAELDSARTITATVNGSKDMLSRMMVMGAMMTPPAEQNLKLSDRQSTSGMKRMMARSGMSPEKAIEMAKKMGADEEAIKKMEAAMKRKQQTGQIENGGKGKALPGYASANSSGTHVKAHGMKRPEYSKKELDFANAVSEVERAVKNVGNYRSALTGSPEAELSSVVNALAGGYIAPTSGGDPVLNPDILPTGRNMFAVNAEVTPSAVAWEKGKSLTDNTISMYRKMHGDSIPRKVSYTLWSSEFIETEGATIAQVLYMLGVEPVRDPFGRVTDLRLIPSAELGRPRIDVVVQTSGQLRDLAASRLFLISRAVKMAAEAADKEYPNYVAEGVVESERHLVEKGVTPKEARELSTARVFGGVNGNYGSGIQGMVEAGDRWENESEIAETYINNMGAVYGSEEDWEKMHDYAFEAALTRTDVVVQPRQSNTWGALSLDHVYEFMGGMNLAVKNVTGKDPEAYLSDYRNRNNARMQEVKEAIGIESRTTILNPTYIKEKMKGGAGDASGFADIIRNTYGWNVMKPAAIDDELWDDIYDTYVADKHGLGIKDYFTSTNPAAIEEMTAVMLETVRKGMWEASPEQVEALANLHTEIVNEYAPSCSGFVCDNAKLRDFIASKVSKETAGKYNQAIGTIRAEAVAGSDNDGMVMQKEELNNTEKTTSRINGVIVGIAVAVVLVIVGVLLRRRKKQQAE, encoded by the coding sequence ATGAAAAATAAACGTAAAGTAATCATTATCACATCGGTCTGTGTGCTCATAGTAGCCACGGGCCTATTGCTTTGGAATATTTTTGCCTCTCCCACCAGAATCGCCTTTGTCAACTATCAGGCCATAAGCCTCGGTCAGATCTCAAAGGCAAACGACAATTCTTTCGTCACAATCAAGGAGCTTCCTGTCGAGGAACTCGACCATACGTCGGACTACGACATGGTCTTTGTCAACGGCATGGGACTCAGAATCACCGACGAACAGCGACAGTCGCTGGCCGCAGCAGCCGACAAAGGCACACCAGTGCTCACGACCGCTGCAACTAATCCGCAGAATCTTATTGTTTCAGTCGATTCGGTCGATCAGGCATTCCTGAAACAATACCTGAACGGAGGGAAAAACAATTACCGTAATCTGCTACGCTACGTGCGCAAGTATATTGACGGAAAGAGTCTTTTCACCGCCGAGCCGGGCGATCCGCAGACATCAGTGTCATCACTACTATATTATCCATCTGAGAACGATGACCTCAACTTTTCGTCGGTCAGCGAGTATGAATCATTCCTGAAATCCAAAGGGCGGTTCAATGAGAATGCCCCAGCAATCATTCTCACCGGCCAGATGGGTGTCCCAGACAGCCTCATCGCAGCGCTCGAACACGCCGGCAACACAGTCTATCCGGTCAACACAATCCAGCTTTTCATAAAAAACGGCCATGCCGACTCCATCTCTCCGGCAGCCATAATCAACATGGCCCACGGACGCATGGGTGACATGGTGGTGAATTATCTGACTGCTAACAATATCCCGCTGTTCTCACCTCTCAACGTAAACCGCAGCTATGACGAATGGATGGCCGACAAGATGGGTATGAACGGTGGTTTCCTGTCACAGAGCGTGGTGACTCCCGAAATAGACGGAGCTGTGCGTCCGTTCTCTCTTTTCGCCCACTACGAAGGTAAAGACGGACTCCCTTACGTGGCGGCTATCCCCGGCAGGCTTGAAGAATTTGTCGAGACTGTCGGCAACTACATCTCACTCCAGAAATCCGATAACCGGGACAAGAAGATTGCAATATTCTATTTCAAAGGTCCGGGACAGAACGCACTTGTAGCCGAGGGAATGGAAGTCGGGCCGTCGCTGTTCAATCTGCTCACACGTCTAAAAAAGGAGGGCTACAGAGTCGAGAATCTGCCCTCGACAGCTGCGGAACTTGAACAACGCATCAACGACTATGGGAAAGTGTTCAACCAGTATGCCCTCGGGGCTAAGGACTCATTCGTGAAGACCCATTCGCAGGAAGTCATATCAAAGGAAGACTACGACCGTTGGTGTAATGATGCCTTTTCGAAAGAAATGCGTGCTGAAATCGACGCTGTTGACGGCGACTTCCCCGGCCACGGACTGAAAACCGACGACGGTCGCCTCGCGCTCGCACGCCTCCAATTCGGCAACGTGGTGCTCATTCCCCAGACAGCCGCCGGACTCGGCGACGACGAATTCAAGATTGTACACGGAACTGAAGTCGCTCCGCCCCACAACTATGTGGCCTCTTATCTATGGGCTCGTTACGGATTCGATGCCGATGCGCTCATCCACTTCGGCGCTCACGGCAGTCTCGAATTCACTCCACGCAAACAAGTGGCACTCGGCAGCCACGACTGGCCTGACAGACTCGTTGGCACAATGCCTCACTTCTATGTCTACTCGACAAGCAATGTCGGCGAGGCCATGATGGCGAAACGTCGGTCATACGCAGCTATAATCAACTATCTCACGCCTCCATTCATGGAAAGCGAAGTGCGTGGCATATATAAGAATCTCTCTGACGCAATCAACGACTATAACCGTCTCTCCGGCGCAGAACATCCCGACGAAAATGCCTTGCGCAGAGCATCGCTCCTCGTAAAGAGATACACTGTAGAGCTTGGCATACACCGCGAACTGCGCATGGACAGTACACTCTCGCAGCCTTACAGCTCAGACGATATTGTCCGCATCGAGAATTTCGCCGAAGAACTCGCCAACGAGAAAATCACCGGCGCACTTTACGTGATGGGCATACCTTACTCAGACGAACATATCAGATCGACAGTCTATGCAATGACGGTCGACCCCGTGGCCTACAGTCTCTACGGACTTGACAAGGAACGCGGACGCACCGCCATCGACTATGAAAAGAACCGGTCGCAATTCGCACGCACCTATCAGGCCAAGGCCCGCACTCTCGTCAGCTCGCTTCTCGCGTCAGGCCGACAGGAAATCACAGACCAGTATCTATGTCAGATTGCAGGCATAACGCAGGCCGAACTCGACAGCGCACGCACTATAACGGCGACAGTCAACGGCTCTAAAGACATGCTCTCACGCATGATGGTTATGGGTGCTATGATGACTCCTCCAGCCGAACAGAATCTCAAGCTTTCAGACCGTCAGTCAACATCGGGCATGAAGCGGATGATGGCCCGGTCGGGGATGTCGCCTGAAAAAGCCATTGAAATGGCAAAGAAAATGGGTGCTGACGAGGAAGCCATCAAAAAAATGGAAGCAGCCATGAAGCGTAAGCAGCAGACCGGCCAGATTGAAAACGGGGGCAAAGGAAAAGCTCTCCCCGGATATGCAAGTGCCAACAGTTCCGGCACACATGTAAAAGCTCACGGCATGAAACGACCTGAATATTCCAAAAAGGAACTCGATTTCGCCAACGCCGTCTCGGAAGTCGAGCGGGCCGTCAAAAACGTCGGCAACTACCGTTCGGCTCTGACAGGAAGTCCCGAAGCGGAACTTTCATCCGTGGTCAACGCGCTTGCCGGCGGCTACATAGCCCCGACATCGGGAGGCGACCCTGTGCTTAACCCCGACATACTCCCGACCGGCCGCAACATGTTTGCGGTAAACGCCGAGGTAACACCGTCGGCCGTAGCTTGGGAGAAGGGCAAGAGCCTCACCGACAACACGATTTCAATGTATCGTAAAATGCACGGCGATTCCATTCCCCGCAAAGTCAGCTACACACTCTGGAGCAGTGAATTCATCGAGACCGAAGGCGCTACAATCGCACAGGTGCTCTATATGCTTGGAGTCGAACCTGTCCGCGACCCGTTCGGTCGAGTGACCGACCTGCGCCTCATCCCCTCGGCCGAACTCGGGCGTCCGCGCATCGACGTTGTGGTCCAGACGAGCGGACAGCTACGCGATCTCGCTGCCTCGCGTCTCTTCCTCATCAGCCGTGCGGTCAAGATGGCTGCCGAAGCTGCCGACAAGGAATATCCCAACTACGTTGCAGAAGGCGTGGTTGAGTCAGAACGTCATCTTGTGGAGAAGGGCGTGACACCCAAAGAAGCCCGTGAACTTTCGACAGCCCGAGTATTCGGCGGTGTCAACGGGAACTATGGCAGCGGCATTCAGGGAATGGTCGAAGCCGGTGACCGTTGGGAAAATGAATCGGAAATAGCCGAAACCTATATCAACAATATGGGTGCTGTCTACGGCAGCGAGGAAGACTGGGAAAAAATGCACGACTATGCGTTTGAGGCCGCTCTCACACGCACAGATGTGGTGGTGCAGCCACGCCAGAGCAACACATGGGGAGCGCTCAGCCTCGACCATGTATATGAATTCATGGGAGGCATGAACCTTGCTGTCAAAAACGTGACCGGCAAAGACCCGGAAGCCTACCTGAGCGACTACCGCAACCGCAACAACGCACGCATGCAGGAAGTCAAGGAGGCAATAGGCATCGAAAGCCGCACCACTATCCTCAACCCGACATATATCAAAGAAAAGATGAAAGGCGGAGCAGGAGATGCCTCGGGATTTGCCGACATAATCCGCAACACCTACGGATGGAACGTCATGAAACCCGCCGCTATCGACGACGAGCTGTGGGATGACATCTATGACACATACGTGGCCGACAAACACGGCCTCGGCATCAAGGACTATTTCACATCGACCAATCCCGCCGCCATCGAGGAAATGACAGCCGTCATGCTGGAGACCGTCCGCAAAGGGATGTGGGAAGCTTCACCCGAACAGGTCGAGGCTCTTGCCAACCTTCACACGGAGATAGTCAATGAATATGCTCCGTCATGCTCCGGTTTCGTATGCGACAATGCAAAGCTCCGCGATTTCATCGCTTCGAAAGTTTCGAAAGAGACCGCAGGAAAATACAATCAGGCCATAGGGACTATCCGCGCCGAAGCCGTGGCCGGAAGCGACAACGACGGCATGGTGATGCAGAAAGAGGAACTCAACAACACCGAGAAGACGACAAGCCGTATCAACGGCGTGATTGTCGGCATAGCCGTAGCGGTGGTGCTCGTAATTGTGGGAGTGCTTCTGCGACGCCGGAAAAAACAACAGGCCGAGTGA
- a CDS encoding DUF2149 domain-containing protein — protein sequence MRRRRLLTRAEDSDPMSVVSNLFDVAMVFAVALMVALVSRYNMTEMFSQEDFTMVKNPGKENMEIITKEGEKINRYTPSDNNDSSGNKGKRVGTAYELENGDIIYVPE from the coding sequence ATGAGACGCCGCCGACTTCTGACCCGCGCTGAAGACAGCGACCCTATGAGCGTTGTCAGCAACCTCTTTGATGTGGCAATGGTGTTTGCGGTCGCGCTAATGGTCGCACTCGTAAGCCGATACAATATGACCGAGATGTTCTCGCAGGAGGATTTCACTATGGTCAAGAATCCCGGAAAGGAAAATATGGAGATCATCACCAAGGAAGGCGAGAAAATCAACCGCTACACGCCCTCCGACAACAATGATTCGTCAGGGAACAAGGGCAAACGCGTAGGAACTGCCTACGAACTCGAAAACGGAGACATAATCTACGTGCCCGAGTAA
- a CDS encoding HmuY family protein codes for MATNFISYLTAGAAAMLLSACNGILSNIYDEPSTDAVSEYGFVSEATTTSPGSIYIDATDYTVWTYIDFRSMTTTALDVNAPVPASWDIAIHRYDAKTNGAEVMETGATSFYSLANVVTPTENDYVSDIWTTTTIVTDMSTMMDGYLSYAESSYNPELSKWLNVDKSSMPPIYTPSNKVYVIRLSDGTLAGVRLANYMDGLGVKGYMTIEYMYPLNL; via the coding sequence ATGGCAACTAACTTTATTTCATATCTTACAGCGGGAGCGGCAGCAATGCTGCTCTCCGCATGTAACGGAATATTGAGCAACATCTACGACGAACCTTCGACTGATGCTGTTTCAGAATACGGTTTCGTAAGCGAAGCCACCACAACATCTCCCGGCTCAATATATATCGACGCAACCGACTATACCGTCTGGACATATATCGACTTCAGGTCTATGACAACGACCGCTCTCGATGTCAACGCTCCTGTACCCGCGTCATGGGACATAGCCATACACCGCTACGATGCCAAGACAAACGGCGCAGAGGTCATGGAGACCGGTGCGACAAGCTTCTATTCGCTCGCCAACGTCGTCACTCCGACCGAAAACGATTATGTCAGCGACATCTGGACAACCACAACCATAGTCACAGATATGTCGACCATGATGGACGGTTACCTCAGCTATGCCGAGTCGTCCTATAACCCGGAGCTGTCAAAATGGCTCAACGTCGACAAAAGCTCAATGCCTCCGATCTACACTCCGTCAAACAAAGTATATGTCATCCGGCTTTCCGACGGCACTCTCGCTGGAGTGCGTCTGGCAAACTACATGGACGGGCTCGGAGTCAAAGGCTATATGACTATTGAATACATGTATCCGCTTAACCTGTAA
- a CDS encoding TonB-dependent receptor plug domain-containing protein: protein MRRQLLSLVLLSPSLLLAQSSSLTKAQIDSIEKAWEVELNTVVVTGTRTPKLLKDSPILTRIISESDIRKTDATNISDLLQLELPGIEFSYSMNQQVSLNMQGFGGNSVLFLVDGERLAGETLDNVDYNRLNLNNVGRIEIVKGGASSLYGSNAVGGVVNIISREESEPWRVNVNARYGAHNEQRYGGAISFKTGRISSATTLQYTSIDSYDMKNDGDYNRFYGGYNWNVKERLTVNVTDRIKLIGRAGYYFRQRNAQAASRDRYRDFSGGLRGLYTFSDADNLEVSYNFDQYDKSDYIIITSKDVRKYSNVQHGARAIYNHTFAGRHILTLGGDMMRDYLQTYQFTDNGNKRQITADGFAQFDMNFVRNFNIIAGMRYDYFSEAKMSHASSRLSMMYKLPRVALRGSYSGGFRAPTLKEMYMDFDMAGIFMIYGNPDLKPETSHNFQLSAEYTRRLLNFSIGTFCNLVSDRITTGWSQALKGQVYTNIDKVTISGVDANMSWRTACGFGTRLSYMFTYEQVKKGQPYTSSTRPHTATLRLDYTKRWKNYELMAALNGRFLSKVKVDEYTSVSSYEETQRVTYPSYMIWKLNMCHSFRKGIDLTMAVDNLLNYVPKYYYNNSPTTNGTTFSVGMSVDIDEFFKK from the coding sequence ATGAGACGACAACTTCTGAGTCTTGTTCTCCTCTCTCCCTCACTCCTCTTAGCCCAGTCATCGTCCCTGACAAAAGCACAAATCGATTCCATCGAAAAAGCATGGGAAGTAGAGCTTAACACCGTAGTGGTCACCGGCACACGCACTCCCAAACTGCTCAAAGACTCCCCCATCCTCACGCGAATTATCTCGGAGTCAGATATCCGCAAGACCGATGCTACAAATATCAGCGATCTCCTGCAGCTCGAACTTCCCGGAATCGAGTTTTCCTATTCGATGAACCAGCAGGTTTCGCTCAACATGCAGGGATTCGGAGGCAATTCTGTGTTATTTCTCGTCGATGGCGAACGTCTTGCCGGCGAAACTCTCGACAATGTTGACTACAATCGTCTGAATCTCAATAATGTCGGTAGAATCGAGATTGTCAAGGGAGGCGCTTCATCTCTCTACGGCTCTAACGCTGTCGGAGGAGTGGTCAACATCATCAGCCGCGAAGAAAGCGAGCCGTGGAGAGTGAATGTCAACGCCCGTTATGGCGCGCACAACGAACAGCGCTATGGCGGGGCAATAAGCTTCAAGACCGGCCGTATCAGCAGTGCCACCACACTCCAGTACACCTCGATTGATTCGTATGACATGAAAAACGATGGTGACTACAACCGCTTCTACGGCGGATACAACTGGAACGTCAAAGAGCGTCTGACCGTCAATGTCACCGACCGGATAAAACTGATCGGACGTGCCGGATATTATTTCCGCCAACGCAACGCCCAAGCCGCGTCGAGAGACAGATACCGCGACTTCTCCGGCGGTCTGCGCGGACTCTACACATTTTCTGACGCTGACAACCTTGAAGTGTCATATAATTTCGACCAGTATGACAAGAGCGATTATATCATCATCACATCGAAAGATGTCAGAAAATACAGCAACGTGCAGCACGGTGCGCGCGCCATTTACAACCACACCTTTGCCGGACGCCATATCCTGACTCTGGGAGGAGATATGATGCGCGACTATCTCCAGACCTACCAGTTCACCGACAATGGCAACAAGCGCCAGATAACAGCCGACGGTTTCGCCCAGTTCGACATGAATTTCGTCCGAAACTTCAACATTATAGCCGGAATGCGCTACGACTACTTTTCGGAAGCGAAAATGAGTCATGCGTCATCGCGTCTGAGCATGATGTACAAGCTTCCCCGCGTAGCGCTCCGCGGGTCATATTCAGGAGGATTCCGCGCACCGACACTCAAGGAGATGTATATGGACTTCGATATGGCAGGCATATTCATGATTTACGGCAATCCGGATCTGAAGCCGGAGACGAGCCATAATTTCCAGCTATCCGCCGAATACACCCGCCGACTTCTCAATTTCAGCATCGGGACATTCTGTAATCTTGTCAGCGACCGTATAACCACCGGCTGGAGTCAGGCTCTCAAAGGGCAGGTCTACACCAACATCGACAAGGTTACAATTTCGGGTGTGGATGCAAACATGTCATGGCGGACAGCCTGCGGATTCGGCACACGACTCTCATATATGTTCACGTATGAACAGGTAAAAAAAGGACAGCCATACACATCGTCAACCCGCCCTCACACCGCCACGCTGCGCCTTGATTACACAAAACGGTGGAAAAACTATGAGCTGATGGCTGCGCTCAACGGACGTTTCCTCTCAAAAGTAAAGGTCGACGAATACACTTCAGTCTCATCCTACGAGGAAACACAGCGGGTCACCTATCCTTCCTATATGATATGGAAACTGAACATGTGCCACAGTTTCCGAAAAGGAATCGACCTGACAATGGCGGTGGACAATCTGCTCAACTATGTTCCCAAATACTACTATAACAACTCGCCGACCACCAACGGCACCACCTTCTCGGTGGGCATGTCGGTCGACATCGACGAGTTTTTTAAGAAATAA
- a CDS encoding MotA/TolQ/ExbB proton channel family protein, whose product MNIISNILYWISTGLLVPVIVLLIFFFIRAIILIGTFFGQYLQVKKHSESFYARIVKLTPATLDSFSEALPEKSDTVVTAYAKKIIASHDNHARIDLLLSEYEIEADKELSTSKVLTKMGPILGLMGTLIPMGPALVGLATGDIASMAYNMQVAFATTVVGLVVSAIGFLTQQVKERWAVKNITMLEYLAEVVKLSDSKTDNQ is encoded by the coding sequence ATGAACATAATTTCCAACATTCTCTACTGGATTTCAACAGGGCTGCTCGTCCCGGTAATCGTACTCCTCATATTTTTCTTCATCCGCGCAATAATCCTCATCGGGACATTCTTCGGCCAGTATCTGCAGGTCAAGAAGCACTCGGAGTCATTCTATGCGCGCATCGTAAAACTCACACCGGCCACCCTCGACTCTTTCAGCGAAGCGCTCCCGGAGAAATCCGACACAGTCGTGACTGCTTACGCCAAGAAAATCATTGCCAGCCACGACAACCACGCACGCATCGACCTGCTGCTCTCGGAGTATGAGATCGAGGCCGACAAGGAACTGTCGACTTCAAAAGTGCTCACAAAGATGGGTCCGATTCTCGGATTGATGGGCACTCTTATCCCAATGGGACCTGCTCTTGTCGGACTGGCCACAGGCGACATCGCGTCGATGGCCTACAATATGCAGGTGGCTTTTGCAACGACTGTTGTCGGGCTCGTTGTCAGTGCGATCGGCTTCCTGACACAGCAGGTCAAGGAACGTTGGGCCGTAAAAAATATCACCATGCTTGAATATCTCGCCGAAGTGGTGAAATTGTCAGACTCTAAAACCGATAACCAATGA